The genome window aattttcgcttcaaattttgattaaacaTGTTATTTTTGAGTCTTCTATTAGAttctgaaagaattttttaaaaatgttggctcatctccaaaatcgtcttccgctctgaaaaacgaaagtggACCTTTGACATCCgaaaaaatgggcgaaaaaatgaaattgagctttttgggtcgaaaaaaatgtttttagaatgctGAGAACACGTTAAACACGAAgatcatatttattttgagaCCCGGATGCTCTGAAAATGTCTGacatagatttaaaaaagcatatatatatttttcattttcaacgtgAAAGTTTTGTGCAACTTTATAGAATCTCCTATTGGcacattgttttttatttaactgAGGCAGTTTTTGAACacctttttgaaactttgaatctCTTTGAAGTATACTGTCGAAAAGACTGACTTGAGCGTTCGAAATGCCAGAAGAAAACTATATTTGAATCTCGCGCTAAATTGAGAAATGCAACCGCGCTCCACTGgacaattggaaaaaaaatttattcggaGGCGACAACGgtattttcgaaattgattttctgtgtattttctcattttttataaattcttcTTTGATTTATCGTTCGTTTGTGAGAAATTTAATtgtattcaaacttttttatagtAAGATGTCGTCGAGTCGGTCACAATCACCTGAAACTCCAAAGGCAGCCAGTGAGGAacgtgaagaagaagaaaaagagtcATCTGAACAGGTTTGATTTTCTTTCTGGTCAAAAagatgaaattattgattttcagccagATACTCCCAAAACTAGCAGCGAGAAGTCTGCAAGTCGTTCACAGTCGCCCAGAGAATCGCGGGAAGTGAGCCAAGAggtatgtttttcaaaaatcaataactgatcataatttttattgtttggtgaatttaagaaaataatattcgaaaattcctCTGAATTATCAAGATTGCAGTAttaatttcgagaaaaattgagatattcATAGAGCTATTgtaaattttcttgatttcagaCTGAAACTTCGGAAAATCaagagaaaatcaaagaaaaggATGACGGGGATGATCAGCCTGGCACACCGAACAGCTATAGAAGCCGGGAAACTTCACCAGCTCCAAAAAGGTCCAAGGAGACCAGGTTTGTCAAAAGCTTCCTGCGATTAAttctcatttcaatttttcagagaatcagAGTCTCCTGAAAAATCACCGGTTCGTTCAAGATCTCCCAGAAGGTCTTCAGCACGTTCCCCGTCACGATCTCCTAGACGGCGCCGAGAAAGAAGCTCAGAAAGAAAGCAATCCGAAGAGCCAGCACCGCTAccagagaaaaagaagaaagagcCGCTGGATATTCTACGAACAAGAACCGGAGGAGCATATATTCCACCCGCCAAACTTCGACTTATGCAACAACAGATTAGTGATAAGCAAAGTGAACAGTATCAGAGAATGAATTGGgaaagaatgaagaaaaagattCACGGATTGGTTAACAGAGTCAACGCGAAGAATCTTGTTCAAATTGTCAGAGAACTTCTTCAAGAGAATGTGATTCGTTCAAAGTGAGTGAGAAAATCGAAGGAAAAGGAAagaattaatttaatttttcaggggACTTCTCTGCCGTGACATTATTCAAGCTCAGGCTTTCTCACCAGGATTCTCTAACGTCTATGCAGCTTTGGCGGCAGTTATCAACTCGAAATTCCCTCATGTCGGTGAACTTCTTCTCCGTCGTCTGATTGTACAGTTCAAAAGAAGTTTCCGTAGAAATGACAGAGGCGTCACGGTGAACGTGATCAAATTCATCGCACATTTGATTAATCAACAAGTTGCTCACGAAGTTCTTGCGCTGGAAATCATGATTCTGATGCTTGAAGAACCAACTGATGATTCAGTTGAAGTCGCCATTGCGTTCCTGAAAGAGTGTGGAGCAAAGCTTCTGGAGATTGCTCCAGCAGCTCTTAACAGTGTCTACGACCGTCTTCGTGCAATTCTCATGGAAACTGAAAGATCGGAAAATGCACTGGATCGACGTATTCAGTATATGATTGAGACTGCAATGCAGATTCGAAAGGACAAATTTGCGGTAAGGTAGAATATATAAATagtttattagaaaaaaataaattagaataatttaaattccTACTAGCCAATCAGGCGACCTTTTTGCGCATAGTtctattattgaaaaatttggagaatttcTCATATTCTCGCTCGGAAATCTGGAATTCGACGAGATCTTCTGGCTTCTGTGCAGCTGCATCGCTTTGTGCTCCCTTTCTCGCTTGTCTTCTGTGTACACCAAGAACCTTGTTGAGTTCATCAACTGAATCTGTGACTGGCTTGTTGCTCACTGGATGCACTAGACGACTGATTCTCGAGAAATCAGATTGAGTTGCGATTAGGGTGACCTAGAAATTGGGAATAATacgaacttttgaaaatattcaggaggattaaaaaaattattctcgACAATCCTACAAATTTACTTATTGCACCATGTTgctccaacatttttcattaaaagttaatgaaaaaatgtagaaaatcggaaattggcaattttcagaccatttttaagcattttcaaaaaaaaattgcagctgAAATAAAtgtcattttcagataaatcgaGCGATTTTCTGTTGTCTGACactagtttttagttttaaaaaatgttggaagaacatggtgcaataggtaatttcatagaatttccatgtgttttttttcaattaaccaATTATCCAAATCTTCCAAACTCACATTTTGCGGAGCTGGGCTATCAAGAATCTGCTGCAGTTTTATAAGACGAGCATCTCTGatatcactgaaaattaatttttaatcaaaacttgaatatcAACTAAACCCACTTATTAACTTTCTCGATCTTCTGTCGTTCGGTACGATGACGGTGAAGAAGCCAATTGTAGTAGTTGATTTGGTTCAAGTCCTTTCGGTGTTGTACGTCAGTGTCCTGCAATGCTATTTAGTTATAACTTAGGCCTAAGATTCAATTTAATGAAGTGATTAAATTTGTTCTCTGAACCTCTTAAGATGATCTTTTGGATTAGAAACATATAAGACAGGTTTACCTATCTATTAAAAAACAGATCAAAATAGATACGACCAAATCGGATAATCCATGCCTACCTGGCATCTAGGAACGTGTTCTTAGAAGATTTCTTACGTAATCGTATGAAGAAATAACAATTTGATCGTTGGCCAGCAAAAATAGGGTTTTAAGTGGGATAGTGTTTTTATTAGCTAACCggaaaattttatagtttttttttgcaagaaaccACTGAAAACCCCCTAAttgtatacattttttggagcagCTTCTGGTCTTTTTGAGCaataaaattcgataaaacAGAATTTAAGTGTAAATTGTTCACATTTAGTTtctattttatcaaattttgttgctCAAAAACATTCGAAGCTGCtctaaaaaaatgcattaaaaaaggggttttcagtggtttttcacattaaaaaagctaattttaactaaaaatccATCATATTTCCAACTTTGTCACAACAATAAAATGCTGGTCAAAATGtgttcgaaaaaatgtttttttttttaatttttataatttaaaaatagttttctttcGCTGGGACACATACATTTTTGGgcgtaaattttcagttcaaatttccatttttacaaCCATAATCATAAAGCTACGTCTGATCTCTCTCGCACTTACCTGCGCCTGATTCGAAAGAACAACCGTAGCcaaaagaacaagaagaacAAGCACGTAGTTGTGGTAGTGGACGTTCATCACGCAATACTGACCAATGGTCGTGGGGTCTCACTTTCCGTACTATTGAGAGAGGGGAGACTGAAGATGGCAATTGAGGACAGTGTCTTCGACGCACGCATGCATCCATAAGCATAATCCAGGAGGGATGGAGAGAAAAATCTTGTTTCTAAGCCCCTCCCTTTGTAATACATACACATATCTAATACCGAAGAATGGCTAATTGAATGGACGTCAGCTGTTGCTGTAGTTGCCAAGGCATCATCGATGAAATAACTGAAAGAAagaattaaataattattgcAGGCGTATCCGGCGGTCATTGAAGACTTGGACTTGATTGAGGAGGAGGATCAGATCATCCATACACTTAATTTGGAGGATGCGGTTGATCCGGAAAATGGGCTTAGTAAGTGACTGACCACACGCGGGGGGcattaatttaataaattgaattcCATTTCAGATGTGTTCAAACTAGATCCAGAATTCGAAAAGAACGAGGAGGTTTATGAGGAGATCCGTAAGGAAATCATTGGAAACGCCGATATTTCGGATGAGGATGGTGGCGACGAGTTggatgatgaagaagagggTAGTGATGTGGAAGAGGCTCCGAAGAAGACTACAGAGATTATTGATAATACTGATCAGAATTTGACTGCTTTCAGAAGGTATTCATTTTGAGTTTTGGGCCGGCAAATCTgtaagttgccggttgccgaaaatttgctgaatttgccggaaaaaaaaattccggaatttatttaaaaactttttgtaaaaattaaattaaatttgcaacttttcagAGAAGTCTACCTGACAATGCAATCATCTTTGGACTACCAAGAAGCTGCTcacaaattgctgaaaatgaagattCCAGACAGCATGCAGGTCAGCGATGttgcaaagaaaaattttcgaccaaaaaaaccaaccaatcataaaatttaaaaaaaaactccgtttttttctttttttttatacgagaaaaaccaaaaaaatgtatttttgccaaattctaaaatactatccccgaaattttcaatattttctctttCAGAACGAACTCTGCGCGATGCTTGTCGATTGTTGTGCTCAACAGCGTACCTACGAGCGATTCTACGGAATGCTCATCGAACGTTTCTGCCGACTTCGCCTCGAATACCAGCAATACTTTGAAAAGCTCTGCCAGGACACGTATTCCACGATTCACCGAATTGACATCACAAAACTGCGGAATTTGGCTCGCCTTATTGCTCATTTGCTCTCGACGGATGCTATTGACTGGAAGATTTTGGCCGATATGAAAATGACCGAAGAGGACACAACTTCTTCTGGCAGAATCTatattaaatatatatttaatgAACTTGTGGAGGCGATGGGAATGGTTAAACTTCATTCGAGAGTTACTGATCCGTGAGTTTCCTAGAGAGAGTTGTTTTCGTATTCAATTTTCcctattttcagaactttggCTCATTGCTTTGTTGGATTATTCCCACGAACTAATCCGAACAGCGCACGATTTTCGATCAACTTCTTCACAATGATTGGATTGGGTGGTTTGACGTTGGAACTTCGTGAATGGCTGGCAAAGGGTctcaagaagaagaagggaaTGCTGGATCAGTTGAAGGCCGAATCAAGCTCAGATTCATCGTCGTCTTCGGATTCGTCAGACTCGTCTGATTCTTCGGATTCTGACGATTCATCCGACTCGTCTTCAGATTCCTCATCTTCTTCAGAATCAGAGCCAGAACCaccgaagaaaaagaagaagaagaacagtGAAGAGAGTTccaaaaagaaggaaaaagagaATATTGGTCGACGGGATCGTGGAGACAAGAGAGCTGAACGTCATCGTGATCAAAGTGTGGAGAACAAGGACAAGGATCGTCGACGTCGCCAGGATTCTGACGAAAATCGTCGGCCAGAACGAGGAGATGACCGCAAGGATCGGAGTAAAGATCGTCGTCGTCAAGACTCGGATGATGAGGATCGGAAAGGTCGTGAACGTCGGGAAGATTCAGGGGAAAGACGTCGCGGAGATCGGGATCGACGTGATCGAAACAAGGATCAGGAGGATCACCGTGAAGATCGCCGTGACCGAAGCAAGGATCGTGAGGATCGACGTGATCGCCGTCGTCATGACTCTGATGATGATCGTAAAACTCGTCGGGATAGAAGTGAAGAGCGAGGAGGACGTCGTCGTGAAGTGGAATCGGATGATCGACGCCGACGtcgttgaattttcaaattttaaatactgaatatttgttttttttcctattatttatttattctctttgtgttttttttcttgctttctaaaaaattaattcaatccaaatctaaacatttttttttctctttccgTCTCCCAATTCGTATTCCGCTCCTCTCATCTGAACACAATGTGCAAGTTTATTTATCTTCTCGCTTTCATTTCATTAGGACGTGGGGGGAATTGGTGGAAGGGGGAAACACACAAAAGGATGATGGAAATGAAATAAGGACACACAATATGCAACAACATTCAATTCAGAAATATGGAGGAAGgtttaaaagaaaacataaaaatatatagagGAGGAAGGAAAACTAGTAAAAAATAAGCAAAGAAATTAGGCGAACGATGAGAATTGTCCTCGCTTGGCAAATGCGAATCCGTATGGAGAGGCACGTTTGGCGAAGGCAAATGTTCGGTATGGagatctgtaaaaatttttaagttgaaatttggtgttgctcttttacaaaattttccgattttcgcTTGAAATTACGGTGCCAGGTCTCGACAcgtcttccaatttttcaaattcaaaagagCCTTTAATGGGCTGTAGTTGCtaatttctcgtttttgaaaatttttcttccgtttaatcgaaatttgatgtattttatttatgattttcaataaatttcaaagaaactggtgaaaactcggaaaattgtgaactacagtaatccaatccttaaaggcgcacaccttttaaATGTCCGCCCCAATacgatatttttttaagattcGGGCCCGAACGGGCCTGGAAAAGCGAAAATTCAGCCAGCAGatgtttttctaaacttttcataagaaaccatttttttaatattaccAAAAAACGATCTTGAAAGGGACGATTttcaaagagtactgtagtctaCGTATGATTTCGCACTTTGCCACATATACCTTTAGTTAACAATATTAAACGTTTTtaaagcgaaaaaatcaaagaaaactttgagaaaactactgtggaaaattttcgatcgTTTCGAGACCTCAAACCTCCAATTTCCgagttcaactttttgttttaagaTCTCTTAAATTAAATCAGTCTCTCCTCATCTCTATTTTGCACGTCTCCTTAGTCATTGACGTCAACTATAATAGAATACTTTCAGATAAAAtcgctgaatttttttgcatttttatatgTCGCGTTACCTCTTGGCAAATCCGTATCTCGCACGCTTCTCGAGGAAGTCGAGGTTCTCTTCGTCACTTCGTTTTGCGAATGCGAATgccctgaaaaaattgttggggTTATTTAATAATTAGACGGATTTGTTCTACGTTTTCCTGCTTCTCCATGACTAGACTACCACTACCttgcaattaaaaaagttcaggAACTTGTCTAATTGGGATAAATCCAAGAAATTCTAGTTTGAACTTTAGGCTCTGGAGAATTGGAATTAtttatacagaaaaaaaatgcaacaacATATTAATGATTAATaagttttacttttaaaattcaattttctaatggAGCAGAATTTGAAAGAATATGCTTTGGGTAGCTGGAAACTGcacattaattttaaaaaaataatttttcaactttgaattAATTCCGCTAATCACAAATTTCTTTAACTTTCTGatccagtttttttcagatgtttgcccaaaaacttgaaatttcagattttgtctATCTTGAAGGGTAATATGAACATTTACGagcttgtttttgaaaaagttgagatATCAGAAAGAGCAGGAAACGGGAGGGAAAAATGTTGTCGAAAACAAGGAACTGATTAATGTTGAgatcaaaaattccagaccAAGAATTTCAAATCACAAGCCTAGGtaataacaaatatttttcaggttaatttttaaagcactttttcgaaaaaaaacacaaaaaaattgacaacacCTTTTGCTCACTTCTTTTTAAAACCTGAAATAATATATATAGTTAATTATTTACTagttcatttttccaaaaaattgcaaaaatgcgATCAAAAAGTTATGCCAATTTACGTTAGCTACGGTAGTTTCtattgtttttggttttgcaaTCCATCTCATAGATTTGGTgaaaaaaggattttaaaactacttatattttataaatgttaGAAAGTTTGGTAATCAagaataatttccaaaatgggGATGACCCTTGTATAATCATTAGAAAAGCATATAATTTGTCTTGTAATTCTCTAGGCTCTGTGGCCTCTTCGCCTACCCAAACGGACCCCAAAAACCCACTAGCAGTCCCCACAACAAACCTGTATGGTGAGCGTTTGTCGACGATTCCATCCACCTCAGTGGCTCCGCTGTCAGCGTGCTAAaagacaagaaaaaatatcaaaacacaAAGCAGGATCACAACTTAATCCACTTGAGCCCCTTTGTCAGAATCAAATGATTCCGCTTTTCTAGACGCTCCCCGTTCCATACTTGTTTTCACTTTCTGAACTGACTCACTTACCAATTGTGCTGAAATGCAGAGAACGAGGAACGAGAGGAAGTAGACAATCGAGTAGACGTTGGCGTTCATCGCTAGGACGAGATGGGTACCCACtgcaaaattcaacaaaaattatatacttgcgaaaaaaatatctgaagtgTAGGAAGAATTGTAAGAATACTGACTACTTGGCTCCGTGAGCTTTCCCACCCAGCTCCGCCTTCACTTGCCACGCCTCTCAGATTCACCATGAGGCTTAGAGGGGCGGAGTTGAGTAAGAGCTATCATTGgactttgaataaaaaaacctTCTTTCTGAAGGAAGAGGATGACGTGAGACTCAGAAAGTTTGTAGAACGGAAATCATGGATTGTTGGGGGAGGAGGTGGGATGACGAATGGGTTGAATGAAGAACTGGAAAAGCTACTGAAAGCTCAGAACGCTTACAATGAATGTTTTCCACAAGACACCGGATTTTGAAATGACAATGAGGCGGgtaggtttcaggcaggcgtcaggtTTAACCTGCATTCCATGGAAGCCCGAAGTATACTTAACTAGATTGGGTGTACATTTTATACAGTATTGGCAATCCACTCAATTCAACTAGACTTCAGTGGCTTTTTTATACTGTGGAAACAAATTTAACTCCAAGAAGAATTTAGcctgaaaaagttaattatGAATTATGATTTTACAGCTGGCATTTTTCGGGTCCGATTTCCATCAAGTTTTCCTGGTgcatttgggcaaaaatatttatttgcagatagtaaaaaattttgaaaactcccAGTCACATTTCATTTACTTTTTGTCTTCCAGTGAGATTGTAGGTAGGCGCGTTTTCATACCTATCGCCTATTTTTTGAACGTTGCCCTAACTCATAGTCAGGCCGTTGGCGTTCGCAGAGTTTTGATTTTGCAGAGTGCTGAAACGTTGAACTCTTTTGAATCCGAAATTTTCTCTAGTCCGTGACAAATTTTACTTGGATTTTTGTCACAAAATTGCATGTAACTTCCGTTCAACTTCCGCGCAAAACAATTCTCATTGAATGGCATGTTTATGATCATAACAAGTTGATTAGTGTAAGAAGAGAGTATCATAAAAAAGACAAGAATGCACATAATTGAAaggaaatgaaataaaatgaaataaaaggaaaaatgcAGGAGAAGACGGAGAATATGAAGTTCAGAAGGTTCTAATGATGTATGATCTACTTTCGATGAATGcgagaaattttagatttgaaatttacatatttttataTCTTAAAAGTGTAGTATGAAAACGtcattctaaaatttttgtagcttaaaaatgtcaatttaTTGGAgcacaatatttcaaatttgaactaAATATGGACttgtttttcagacaaaaaattttgacctaGGCAGGCGTGTATGCGCGAGGCAATTGTAGACATCTTTGTGCCTACTTGGAAAATtaaacagaaatttgaaattgtggaACGGACcaactttttctcatttaaaaaactttttcaaaaaattctctctttttcctcATCAGAAATTCATAACATTTCTTCCAagaaattcttggaaaaagTCAGAAATTAATCCCAGATTCcacgatttttggttttccgaacaaaaattcaaatgttttctaaaaaatgtcaGATTTACATTAATATCAAGTTGATAATGATAATCTTCTAAAACTTAATCTCTTCTCCCATTTAatccaatttgaaaacatcttTTTGTGAacataaaaacttgaaaattgtcaacaaTGTAGagaacttttttcctttttttttttttcttcactttccaaaaaacaaaaacaatcgTACATTTACGAAGAGCATTTTCACCATGTTTCGATCAATTATTCATCGGTATAATTGCAGTataatttgcatattttagaTCACATTTTAGCCCTCCCATGTGCAGAGTTAGTGCAAACGTGCTCTATTGATTAGAGGGAAGCTATTACGTCATTTGTGAGGAAGGTGATGAAATAgaatctagttgaaaaaattttgaacgaaTCCCGggtacattttttattgtacgTAAACATTTACAAAATCC of Caenorhabditis elegans chromosome II contains these proteins:
- the F33A8.7 gene encoding Neuropeptide-Like Protein (Confirmed by transcript evidence) → MNVHYHNYVLVLLVLLATVVLSNQAQDTDVQHRKDLNQINYYNWLLHRHRTERQKIEKVNNDIRDARLIKLQQILDSPAPQNVTLIATQSDFSRISRLVHPVSNKPVTDSVDELNKVLGVHRRQARKGAQSDAAAQKPEDLVEFQISEREYEKFSKFFNNRTMRKKVA
- the let-858 gene encoding Pre-mRNA-splicing factor CWC22 homolog (Confirmed by transcript evidence); the protein is MSSSRSQSPETPKAASEEREEEEKESSEQPDTPKTSSEKSASRSQSPRESREVSQETETSENQEKIKEKDDGDDQPGTPNSYRSRETSPAPKRSKETRESESPEKSPVRSRSPRRSSARSPSRSPRRRRERSSERKQSEEPAPLPEKKKKEPLDILRTRTGGAYIPPAKLRLMQQQISDKQSEQYQRMNWERMKKKIHGLVNRVNAKNLVQIVRELLQENVIRSKGLLCRDIIQAQAFSPGFSNVYAALAAVINSKFPHVGELLLRRLIVQFKRSFRRNDRGVTVNVIKFIAHLINQQVAHEVLALEIMILMLEEPTDDSVEVAIAFLKECGAKLLEIAPAALNSVYDRLRAILMETERSENALDRRIQYMIETAMQIRKDKFAAYPAVIEDLDLIEEEDQIIHTLNLEDAVDPENGLNVFKLDPEFEKNEEVYEEIRKEIIGNADISDEDGGDELDDEEEGSDVEEAPKKTTEIIDNTDQNLTAFRREVYLTMQSSLDYQEAAHKLLKMKIPDSMQNELCAMLVDCCAQQRTYERFYGMLIERFCRLRLEYQQYFEKLCQDTYSTIHRIDITKLRNLARLIAHLLSTDAIDWKILADMKMTEEDTTSSGRIYIKYIFNELVEAMGMVKLHSRVTDPTLAHCFVGLFPRTNPNSARFSINFFTMIGLGGLTLELREWLAKGLKKKKGMLDQLKAESSSDSSSSSDSSDSSDSSDSDDSSDSSSDSSSSSESEPEPPKKKKKKNSEESSKKKEKENIGRRDRGDKRAERHRDQSVENKDKDRRRRQDSDENRRPERGDDRKDRSKDRRRQDSDDEDRKGRERREDSGERRRGDRDRRDRNKDQEDHREDRRDRSKDREDRRDRRRHDSDDDRKTRRDRSEERGGRRREVESDDRRRRR
- the nlp-18 gene encoding Neuropeptide-Like Protein (Product from WormBase gene class nlp;~Confirmed by transcript evidence) gives rise to the protein MNANVYSIVYFLSFLVLCISAQLHADSGATEVDGIVDKRSPYRAFAFAKRSDEENLDFLEKRARYGFAKRSPYRTFAFAKRASPYGFAFAKRGQFSSFA